A part of Pseudoalteromonas arctica A 37-1-2 genomic DNA contains:
- the yjjG gene encoding pyrimidine 5'-nucleotidase: MKYNYVLFDADETLFRFDILAGMTRMFKAYNVDFSQDDYIHYQKTNKQLWVDYQNGTISADYLQVTRFNEWASKLNVPAKELNDAFLDSMAQICEPLPGAIELLNKLKPNARLGIITNGFARLQTVRLEHTGLKDMFEWLVISELVGIAKPNKAIFEHTFELMGNPDKSEILMVGDTAASDILGGNNAGIDTCWLQHPGEQLADGIKPTYTVASLNQLQALLEL, translated from the coding sequence ATGAAGTACAACTATGTATTGTTTGATGCAGACGAAACCTTATTTAGGTTTGATATTTTAGCGGGCATGACTCGCATGTTTAAAGCTTACAATGTAGATTTTAGCCAAGACGATTATATTCATTATCAAAAAACCAATAAGCAGCTGTGGGTTGATTATCAAAATGGCACTATTAGCGCGGATTACTTACAAGTAACACGCTTTAATGAGTGGGCTTCAAAACTTAATGTGCCAGCAAAAGAACTAAACGATGCTTTTTTAGATTCTATGGCGCAAATTTGCGAGCCATTACCTGGTGCTATTGAGCTTTTAAATAAACTTAAGCCAAATGCTAGATTAGGTATTATTACTAACGGATTTGCCCGCTTACAAACCGTACGCCTTGAGCATACTGGTTTAAAAGATATGTTTGAATGGTTAGTTATATCTGAACTTGTAGGTATAGCAAAACCGAATAAAGCAATTTTCGAGCACACATTTGAGCTAATGGGTAACCCAGATAAAAGCGAGATACTTATGGTGGGTGATACTGCTGCAAGTGACATACTTGGCGGCAACAATGCAGGTATTGATACTTGCTGGTTACAACACCCTGGTGAACAATTAGCCGACGGAATAAAGCCAACCTATACCGTAGCTAGTTTAAATCAGTTACAAGCTCTTTTGGAGTTATAA
- the yjjX gene encoding inosine/xanthosine triphosphatase codes for MSQQLKIIVGSKNPVKINAAKHIFTMYFPECIIDCEGVNAPSGVPDQPIGEDETRIGAQNRVNYCKKHHQAHYYVAMEGGAEQFSYGAATFAYVVIDNALNQVVGRNSNLPLPQVLYNALLKGEELGDVMDKAFNTTNVKQKGGAIGLLTNNHATRESTYTQALTLAMAPFLHPELYGQTN; via the coding sequence ATGTCACAACAATTAAAAATTATTGTCGGTTCTAAAAATCCTGTAAAAATAAATGCCGCTAAACATATTTTTACTATGTATTTTCCAGAATGTATCATTGACTGTGAAGGTGTGAATGCTCCCTCAGGCGTGCCCGATCAGCCTATTGGCGAAGACGAAACACGTATTGGCGCGCAAAACCGTGTTAATTATTGCAAAAAGCACCACCAAGCTCACTATTACGTTGCAATGGAAGGCGGTGCAGAGCAATTTAGCTATGGTGCAGCAACCTTTGCTTACGTTGTTATTGATAATGCCTTAAATCAAGTTGTAGGGCGTAACAGCAACCTTCCTCTACCCCAAGTACTTTATAATGCATTACTTAAAGGTGAAGAACTTGGCGATGTAATGGACAAAGCATTTAATACCACCAACGTTAAACAAAAAGGGGGCGCTATTGGGTTACTTACCAACAATCATGCCACGCGCGAAAGTACCTATACACAAGCACTCACTTTAGCTATGGCGCCTTTTTTACACCCTGAGCTATACGGCCAAACAAATTAA
- a CDS encoding phosphoribulokinase, with protein sequence MSAKNPIIAITGSSGAGTTTTTNAIKHIFRSLNIQAAFVEGDSFHRYTRPEMDKKVREAQQEGKHISYFGREANDFGALKTLFGNYSETGQGKLRRYLHTFDEAVPYNQLPGTFTPWQDLDSNTDILFYEGLHGGVVDQDVDVAKHVDLLIGMVPIINLEWIQKLIRDTSERGHSREAVMGSIVRSMDDYINHITPQFSRTHINFQRVPTVDTSNPFSAKDIPSLDESFVVIRFRGIDDVDFPYYLRMIEGSFMSRINTLVVPGGKMGLAMELVLTPLIKDIILKKRALENLAPLDLPI encoded by the coding sequence ATGTCAGCTAAAAATCCTATTATTGCGATTACGGGTTCATCTGGTGCGGGTACAACCACCACAACCAATGCAATTAAACATATTTTCCGTAGCCTTAATATTCAAGCGGCTTTTGTCGAAGGAGATAGCTTTCATCGTTACACTCGCCCCGAAATGGATAAAAAAGTACGAGAAGCACAACAAGAAGGTAAACATATTAGTTACTTTGGTCGAGAGGCCAATGACTTTGGCGCTTTAAAAACGTTGTTTGGAAACTATAGTGAAACAGGCCAAGGTAAGTTACGCCGATACTTACACACCTTTGATGAAGCCGTCCCATACAATCAATTACCGGGTACATTTACTCCTTGGCAAGACCTTGATAGTAATACTGATATTTTGTTTTATGAAGGGTTACACGGTGGTGTAGTTGATCAAGATGTAGACGTAGCAAAGCATGTCGATTTATTAATAGGCATGGTTCCAATTATTAACCTTGAGTGGATTCAAAAATTAATACGCGACACATCCGAACGAGGCCATTCTCGCGAAGCGGTTATGGGCTCTATTGTGCGCAGTATGGATGACTATATAAATCATATTACCCCGCAGTTTTCTCGTACCCATATTAATTTTCAGCGCGTGCCTACTGTTGATACCTCAAATCCATTTAGCGCCAAAGATATTCCATCACTCGATGAAAGCTTTGTAGTTATTCGCTTTAGAGGAATTGATGATGTTGATTTTCCTTATTATTTACGGATGATCGAAGGCAGTTTTATGTCTCGTATAAATACACTTGTAGTACCGGGGGGTAAAATGGGCTTAGCTATGGAACTTGTGCTTACCCCATTAATTAAAGATATTATTTTGAAAAAGCGTGCACTGGAAAACCTAGCACCACTCGATTTACCTATTTGA